The Helianthus annuus cultivar XRQ/B chromosome 11, HanXRQr2.0-SUNRISE, whole genome shotgun sequence region TCAAGCGGATACGGTAATTgtgcaaactaaactaaacaaaacaaacaaaataaactatgtacactaccaaacctgggcctcttatGGTTGTTCCTCATCCACTGGGCGTAGGATGTAGCCCACTTTGTCAAGCTCCAAATTACTAATGTCGTTTCCTTCCAAGTATGGCTTTAACCGATGTCCATTCACCGTTTGTTGCTTGTTGGTATGAATGTCTTCGATATCAACGTCACCAAATCTTCCAACTCGCCTAATGACATATGGGCCTATCCATTTGCTTTTTAACTTACCCACGAATAATTTCAACCTCGAATTATACAACCAAACTTTCTGACCCACTTCAAAGGTTGGCTTCTTGATTTTCGCGTCATGAACCTTTTTAAGCTTATCTTTGTATGCCGCTGCACACTCGTAAGCTTCATCTCGAATTTCTTCTATCTCACTTAGTTGCAACTTCCGCATCTTACCTGCTTCATCGTAATCCGCGTTTACCGTTTTGATTGCCCAATGTGCCCGGTGAGCTAACTTTACATTGGTAAGTGACAACCCATCCATACACGACCCGGTAAGGAGTTGTACCAATTGGAATTTTGTAGGCCGCCGatatgcccacaatgcatcgtctaGTTTGCTTGACCAATCCTGTCTATCTGTTCGAACCGTTTTCATGAGAATTTCTttaatttgacggttggacacttcgacttgtccacttgtTTGCGGATGGTACGGTGTAGCGATCCGGTGATTCACATTATACCGCTTCAATAGTTTTCCGAAATTAAAGTTCTTAAAATGCGACCCACCATCACTAATAATCACTCTTGGAATATCGAAACGAGCAAAGATGTTGGATTGAACGAATTTGCAAACAACCGATTGATCATTCGTTCTTATAGGAAAGGcttcaatccacttcgagacatagTCCACCGCCACTAGAATATATAAGAACCCATTTGAACTCGGAaagtgtgacatctgtgtcaccaagaccatcgaacagataccaaatcaatgaaatattgtatttcatacttggaatttgtataaatatgtgtatcatttgcacatatcaattctcgttcgatttcaagctctaaatcgctttctggaaagttatacgcaaactggtgtgtaaacgcagtcagtttaatgcgacaaacactccgggatagtgaaataagcttaacatcccttaaataaccttcacataacttagaaataagttttggatggtttggtgtgttgaaaacaagtttattcgcttatagggactaattttgacaaactgcgaaagtatgccgattcgtactgtaatgaacagtccggaacttgatcataagctaaacataccataaataacctaaacatagcttagaaataagctttgaggggttcggtgtgcgaaaatatgcttatttgatctttcagggactaaaagcgtcaaaaagtgcacaagtttgcattttcacgcatatcttacgttctgaatatatccgggcatccaaaaatttatgtaatcattaaaatattttattttagtgattggcatgataaaattccgttcgtcgcttaatttggaccgtttttgcgttcgttacgacttccgtcgtaattaaccgaacaacgcgatcgtacgaccaaacgaaccgacatccaagatgtttttgAGTATGTTTTGAGttctctatactttaacttcattttagagccttgaaatgaggttaacgaggcttaaacgtgtcaaaaatgagccgaaatgcaagttttgcaagttcaggggctaaattgtcatttttgaaagttgctggtctgcaggtcccttacggaccgtatggacatgtgcttacggtccgtaagcagtccccagatcagcagaattgcagaaacactgaatctggtcatttcctcttgttccaatggttttgatcaatggtttttcatgctatgggctggtttgtgtggagaacaagtcccccaatcattctttgacaattgtatggcctagatcatgccctcttctccaagaaatgatcctaacggttgcgaaaaactatatataggccatccCATTTCACTTGttccttgctcatttcttctttctcttcttcacatctgctttgggagctctctcaagcatttgggactttgtcttctttgtagaaaatatagcaaggacccttagtgagccttctttaattcttttattgctttcctagctcgaaagtcaaacttagtttgactttcagctttgaccacgagttggtcaacgagaagctcgtttgaacttcgcaacgtgagcgtaatcatgttggttatagtccttagtgactatacccactgattaccacgttgactaggcgtagtgacgagtcgtagtttcggtcaaaatgcgcatttaagcgtattttgaaaccaaactactctaggtatcaaaacactttgttttgatatcaaaacctgtttttctaacttagttaagcatgttttaacatgcttagctcgtcacttttagtttagtgcttgtgtagagtcgtaagtcaagcggtctaaaccaccgcttagactttcgaactcgacccgtttggtcgatctttaggatccgaccaagcatgtttagtgaccatagttgtatagggaataaccttccgaggttataccttatggtcaccgagtttaagtagttatatgataggtagattatatgccttaggtaaattaccaaaatgcccttttcatgcataattggactttaagcatatgtaacctaaacttttgtcacttaactgattttacaacat contains the following coding sequences:
- the LOC110888399 gene encoding uncharacterized protein LOC110888399 gives rise to the protein MSHFPSSNGFLYILVAVDYVSKWIEAFPIRTNDQSVVCKFVQSNIFARFDIPRVIISDGGSHFKNFNFGKLLKRYNVNHRIATPYHPQTSGQVEVSNRQIKEILMKTVRTDRQDWSSKLDDALWAYRRPTKFQLVQLLTGSCMDGLSLTNVKLAHRAHWAIKTVNADYDEAGKMRKLQLSEIEEIRDEAYECAAAYKDKLKKVHDAKIKKPTFEVGQKVWLYNSRLKLFVGKLKSKWIGPYVIRRVGRFGDVDIEDIHTNKQQTVNGHRLKPYLEGNDISNLELDKVGYILRPVDEEQP